A stretch of DNA from Leptolyngbya subtilissima AS-A7:
TCAAAAGTTGAAATTACTCGGTCGGCTAAGGGCGAAAAGCCCCAGTACAGCGCGATCGCCCACAGAGCAGTGCCAGCAATAGTGGCGGTATCGAAATCAACGGGCAAGGACGACAAAGCAGTCACCGGAGCGAGGCCAGAGCATTAGCCGAAGTGAAGTCAAAGGCTTTCACCGCACCTAGAGCGGGTCGCGATCGGGGCGGTAATCGGGCCGAGGTGGCTGTGGACCGGGATCAATGCGGTAGCGATCGTTGTATTCACCGCGGTTTTTGGGGGGGCGACGACGACGCACGCGATCGTCGGTAGGACGAGGATTATTGTCGTAGTAGGGCTGACCGTCAGGGCCATCCATGGGGCGATCGCCCATGAAGCGGCCGTCTACGGGGCGATCGCTAGGCCGATCCATACGACCGTCCACGGGGCGATCGCCAGGCCGATCCACGGGGATATCTTCGCGACGCATGGGGCGACCATCGCCGTAGACGTCGGGGGTGTAGGGAGGCCGTCCGGTCGGTTCACCGCGCCCCTCAAGCATAGGCCGAGGACGATTGTAGGGATCGGCGGGGCCATAGTCGCGGCGGTCTAGCTCAGCGCGGAGGTTGGCACGGTTGTCAGGAGCATAAGCCGGCGGGCGACTACCTCGGGGCGGGCGGTAGCCGCCACCGCCACCAAAATCGCCGCCGTCGCCCGGAAAGCCCACTTTAGCGAGCGGCGTTCTGGAATTGATGTTCTGAATCATCAGCGACACCACCATGCCCACCAACAGCATTTGCTGAAAGGAGGAGATGACGTCCATGCCTAGGTTGCCGAGCAGGAACACCCCTGACAGCAAAAACAGAATGGCATAGACCTTGTCAGAGTCGCGCTCATAGCCGGGCTTTAGCCGATCTAAGAAGAACAGCGCCACGCCGCAAATCACCATAAAGATGCCCAGCAGCAGGGGGACGGGGGTACCAAAATTCACGGCAAATTCCTCTTAGGCGATCGCCTCTGCCAACCGAACACGTTAATTCTAGCCGACTTAGCGAAAAAATCGGGAACGCCGCAAGGGTTCCCGATCGCAAGACTGCTAGGTTGTGCCCTCTGACCTATGCCAGCGGGCACAGCTCTTTGAGACTACTGGCGTTGAATCTTGTCGCGCTGGCTAACAAAAAACAGGAAAGCGCTAGCCGGTACAACAATAATCACGGCTCCAGCCAGAATGCTCAGCAAAAAGTTAGTTAAAGACGGTGTCATATGCCTTTGTCCTGAATAATGATTTAGACAAATTGTTACCAATCATTATTGATCAAGTTCTGCCCCCTGCCCATAGCGTGGGAGGGGCGATCGCAAGTATTTATCTCAACTGAGCAAGATTAGCCCAGCCAAGGGCATCCCAGCGCCAAAAATAAGGCTGAGTAAAGCTTTAGAATTGTACATAACTGCAACGGCGATTTTTTGGAGGGCAACCGTGGCCGCTACACAAGTGCTGACTATTGGCGTGGGCCTGCTGCTAGGGCTGATGACCCTGCTGTTTATCTTTCGCATTGTGCTGACCTGGTATCCCCAGGCCGACCTGTCTAAGCTGCCCTTTTCGCTCATCGCTTGGCCAACGGAACCCTTGCTGGTGCCCATGCGCAAGCTCGTCCCCCCAATTGGTGGCGTGGACATTGCTCCAGTCGTTTGGGTGGGCATCGTCACCCTGCTGCGGGAAATTCTAGTCGGCCAGCAGGGCCTATTGCGGATGCTGGGCTAGGCAAAGAGATGCTGTGTTGGTAACTTGGACGTTGCCAACACAGCATTTACGGTTTGACTACTTGATTGCCATCATCTCGGCGACAAAGTTGGTGTAGACATCGCCGCTGAGGAAGTTGGCGTTCTCCAGCACTTTTTGATGAAAGCCGATGGTGGTGGGCAGGCCGGTGATGGCGCACTCTCGCAGGGCGCGGCGCATGCGGCGAATGGCGGTGGGGCGGTCTGGCCCCCAAACAATCAGCTTGCCCACCAGCGAATCGTAGTAGGGCGGAATTTCATAGTCGGTATACACGTGGGAATCCATGCGCACACCCATGCCGCCGGGGGCGAGGTAGCCGCTAATGCGACCAGGGTTGGGGCGAAAATTGTGGTCGGGGTCTTCGGCATTAATGCGGCATTCAATCGCATGGCCGCGAATTTGAATCTCTGACTGGGTAAAGGGCAGCTTTTCGCCCTGGGCAATGGTGAGCTGGGCTGCAATCAGGTCAATGCCGGTAATCATCTCAGTGACGGGATGCTCAACCTGAATGCGGGTATTCATTTCCATAAAGTAGAAGTTGCCCTGGCTATCGACCAGGAACTCCACAGTGCCAGCCCCCACGTAGTTGATCGACTGGGCCGCCAGTACCGCCGCTGCCCCCATTTTTTCGCGCTGGTCTGCCGTGAGGCGAGGGCTGGGGGCTTCTTCAAGCAGCTTTTGGTGCCGCCGCTGAATTGAGCAGTCGCGTTCGCCCAGGTGCACCACGTTGCCGTAGCTATCGGCCAGGATCTGAAACTCGATGTGCCGGGGGCGATCGATAAACTTTTCCATATATACGCCAGAGTTGCCAAAGGCGGCCTGGGCCTCACCCTGGGCAGCCATAAAGGCCTTGACCAGCTCGGACTCGTTGTTGACCAGGCGCATGCCGCGCCCGCCGCCCCCAGCAGTGGCTTTAATCATCACCGGGTAACCAATTTCGCTGGCGACAGCGTAGGCTTCGGCTTCGTCGGTTAGCAGACCGCCGCTGCCCGGCACCGTGGGCACACCCACCTTTTGCATAGTGTCTTTGGCGGTCGATTTATCGCCCATTCGGCGAATGGAGTCGGGGGAGGGGCCAACAAAGACAATTTGGTGGTCGGCGCAGATTTCGGCAAAGCGGGCATTTTCGGCTAGAAAGCCGTAGCCGGGGTGAATGGCGCTGGCGTTGCGGGTCAGGGCCGCGGCAATAATGTTGGGAATGTTGAGGTAGCTTTTTTGGCTGGGGGCCTCGCCAATGCACACTGCTTCATCGGCCAGCTGCACATGGAGAGCGTGGCGATCGACAGTAGAGTGAACCGCAACGGTGGCTATGTCCATTTCTTCGCAGGTGCGGAGGATGCGCAGCGCGATTTCTCCCCGGTTGGCAATTAAAATCTTGGAAAAGCGCATGTACGTAGGGCAAATAGCAACAGACCATTGAGTTGTGGCGTAGCAGCCCAGCTAAGCAACCCCAGCCCACTGCCGCAACCGACCATCATCAGCATCATACGATGACGACGGTCGCTGATTCTATCACGGGGCTAGCGCAACAAATATTGCTGAAAATGTGCTCTTACAAGGGGGCCATTATGGTTTACTCTTATATATCTGAGCTGGTGCTGGGGCCAACATTTCCTCAGTTGCGCCCAACTAGCACCGTTCATACACCAGCGGATGTGGTGGAATCGGTAGACACGCACGCTTGAGGGGCGTGTGGCTTACGCTGTGCGAGTTCGAGTCTCGCCATCCGCATCAAATCCCTATGGATTGATTCAACAATGCCGGGTTGTAGTGCTACAGCCCGGCATTGTTGTTGGAGCCGATTTATTGAACGACTGCTATAGACGCTGGGCTAGGGCGATCGCCACGGGACACAGCAGCAGCGCGGGCAAAAATGACGCCACTCTCACCTGGCCAATTTCGAGCAGATTTAGCCCGATGCCCAAAATCATCAGCCCGCCGGTACCCGTGAGCAACAAAACCTGAGGACTCGTGGTTGGGTCGGTGAGAATAGTCCCCAACAGGCTGGCTAGCACCGACAACGCCCCCTGCACCCCCAGCACGCTGAGGGCAGAAAAGCCGACGCCAACACCATAGGTGCCAGTCAGGGCAATCGCCGCCAGCCCATCCATCGTAGACTTCAGCGTGAGCAGAGCATTGTCGCCCGACAGGCCGTTGTTGAGGCTGCCGACAATGGCCATAGGGCCAATGCAAAACAACAGGCTAGCCGCCACAAATCCTTCGGTAAAGCGGCCACCGCCTCGCACCCTAGCCTTGAGCCAATCGCCCAACACCGTGAGGCGTTTCTCAATCTGCCACCATTCGCCCAGCATCCCTCCCGCCGCCATTACCAGCAGCGCCAAGATGATGCCATCGATGGGGCCAGCGTCGATGGCAGACAGGTTACTGGCCATGGAGACCCCAATGACCAGGGTCATCAGCCCCACTGCCTGGGTGATAATTTGCTGCATTGACTTAGGCAGGCGGCTGCGCAGCATGAGTCCCAGTGTTGTGCCCAGCAAAATGGTGGCGACGTTAATCCAGGTGCCGCTGGTTTTGGCCCACAGGCTGAGCATAGTAAATTCCTCACGGGAGATGGTTGGGCAGATAGTAGGTGCGCGGCGCTTAGGTTCCGCGTTATTCTCCAATCAGACCATTTATTCTGGGAGAGTGCCATGGTGGTGCCAGTCAGTTTGATGCGCGCCCAGTCTTACCAAAGGGCCGAACTGGAGCGATCGCTCACTCAGCTACTCGCGCCCCTGGGAGGTATGGCGGCCTTTGTTAAGCCAGGCGATCGCGTGCTGCTCAAGCCCAACCTGCTGACTAGCGCCCGCCCTACTAAAGAATGCACTACCCGGCCTGAGCTAATTTACGCCGTGGCCCAGCAGGTCATGGCCGCTGGTGGCTTGCCTTTTTTGGGTGACAGCCCCGCCTTCGGCAGCGCCCGGGGTGTAGCCAAGGCCAACGGTTTGCTGCCCCTGGCCCAAGAACTCGGGCTACCGATCGTGGAGCTACATGGCGAGCGCTACCCTACCGACAATCCCGAGTTTGACCATCTGCGCCTCTCCAAAGAAGTGATGGAGGCCGATGTGGTGATCAACCTGCCCAAGGTCAAGTCCCACGTGCAGCTCACCCTAACCCTAGGGGTCAAAAACTTGTTTGGCTGCGTACCTGGCAAGATGAAGGCCTGGTGGCACATGGAAGCGGGCAAAGATGTGCAGCGCTTTGGCACCATGCTGGTAGAAACAGCGCGGCTGATCGATCCTGAGCTGACCATTGTGGACGGCATCGTGGGCCATGAGGGCAACGGACCCAGCGGCGGGGAACCTAGAGATTTAGGCGTACTGGGGGCCTCGGCCAACGTATTTGCCCTCGATCGCGCCATGGTCGCCCTGCTGGGGGTTGATCCGCTGACGGTGCCCACGGTAGCTCAGTCGATGCGGCTGGGAGTTTGCCCCGATTGGGAGGAAATAGCCTTTCCGCTGCTTACCCCCGAAGATCTTGGGGTGACCGACTGGCAGCTACCCGCCGAACTCATGCCCATTGACTTCGGCATGCCTCGGGTGGTGCAGTCCACCTTTAAGCACCTCTACATTCGCTTCATCAAAGAGCCGGTGACCGCCTACGCTGGGCGTCTCTAAGCCGGACGGATTTGAAACCAGAGCGGGAGGGTGCAGGATATGCGCCCTCCCGTTCTGAACAGTTGGTTTGGCCGTTACTCAGCCGGGTTGATGAGGCCTAAACGGCTAGCGCCAGTGGTCGGTCGGGTCTGGCTGGCGAGAATGGTTTGCTCTAGCACCTCGGCAGCACGGAGGTATTGGGTGTCGGCATCGGTGCCGAGCAGGGCGGGGTTGCTAAACAGCTCGCGGCGCTGGCGATCGCTCAAGCCCACCTCCACATCGGGGGTGATGCCCCGGCTGCTGATGTCGGTGCCATCGGGGGTGTAGTAGTGGGCTACGGTCACGGTCAGGCCAGAGCCATCGGTGAGCCCGTGGAGCGACTGCACTAGGGCTTTGCCGTAGGTGGTGTTGCCCACCACCGTGGCCCGGTCGTTGTCGCGTAGAGCCCCGGTCAAAATTTCGCTGGAGCTGGCCGAACGGCTATCAACCAGCACGGTCAGCGGCAGGTCGGTGAGGGCGGTGCGGTTGGCCGAAATCGCTTCGTCATTGCCCAGGCGATCGAGGGTGCGGACAATTTGTCCATGCTGCAGCCACATGCGGCTGATGTCAACGCTGGCCATCAGCAGTCCGCCAGGGTTGCCGCGCAGGTCAAGCACAAATCCTTCGACCCCAGCCTCGGTCAGGTTGCCAATCGCGTCGGCCATCTGCGCAGGGGCGTTAGCGTTGAACTCAATTAGTCGAATGTAGCCAATGGGGCGACCGCCCACCGTCTTTTGGGAGTATTCAACGGTAGGCAGATCCATGCGGGCGCGGGTCATGATTACGGTGCGGGGAGCGCCGCCGTCCCGAGAAACGGTAAGGGTTACCTGTGAGCCCTCGTTGCCCCGCAGCTGTTGCAGCACGCCCTCGGCGGTAAGCCGTTCGGTGCTTTGGCCGTCGACTAGCAGAATGCGATCGCCCGCAACAATCCCAGACAGCTCGGCTGGCGAACCTGGGGCCACGCTCGTCACTGCCACCGCCCCAGTCTGGCTATTGCGCTCTAGCCGCACGCCAATTCCCGAGGCTTCGCCAGAGGTCTGCTCGGTGAGGTCAGCGTATTCCGTCGGCGAGAGAAATCGGGTGTAGGGGTCATCGAGCTGCTGCAGGGCGGCCCGCAATGCCCCATAGGCCGCCTCTTTAGAGGTGTATTCCCGCCCGAGCAGATCTTGGCGCAGAGCTTGCCAATCAACTTGGTTAAAGCTGTCGTCTACGTACTCACGATTGATAATTTGCCAGGCTTCATCAATAACAACCTTAGGGCTGTCTTCGAACTCAGTGAGCGGTGTAGCGGCCAAGGCGGCCTCAGCGGCCACAGCAGCTACCAGGGGAATAAAGGCTAGGAGGGAAGGTTGCGCTAGAGACAGTAGTAGCCGGGGAAAGGAGGAAATTGACATCGTGTTAATACCAGCCTGGACACGGAGGGAAGACGAGTCGGGGCCACAAACATCCGGCCAATCTTGAGCTTATTGTGACCGATGGTTTATCTCTTTGGCCAGATGCAGAAGCTACTTTGTGGAGATTTTAGGCTTTTCTTTAGTTCTGCTGGGTAAATGGGGCCGCTTTTCAAATTGGCCCCCTGATTACCTTGAGCTGGCGCTTGCTCATTAAACATTGGTCTACCCACCCCCTAGCGAGTTGGTAGACCAGACTGGCAGGCTTTAGCCATGAGATGCGATCGCAGCTTACCTAAGCACGGCTGGTGGCGTTGATCTCATCCAAAATGGTCTGCGCTCCCTCGGCTCGCAGATGCCGGGCTAGCTGTTCGCCCAACGCTTCGGCTTCAGCCACTGGCCCCTGCACAACGTTCTTAATCACCCGCTGGCCGTCGAGGCTGGCTACCAGACCGGTGAGGGTCAGGGTGTCGCCCGCCAGTTCCGTATTCACGCCAATGGGTACCTGACAGCCACCCTCTAGCTCGCGCAAAAAGGCACGTTCAGCCAGACAGCGGGCGGTGGTGGGTTCGTGGGAAAGCACGCTCAGCAGCTTGAGAATTTCCTCGTCACCAGTGCGGCACTCGATGCCCAGGGCACCCTGCCCCACGGCGTGGAGAGAGATCTCGGCGGGAAGAATTTCGTGGATGCGATCGCTCATATCCATGCGCTGAAGGCCCGCCGCCGCCAGAATAATGCCGTCGTAGCCGCCCTCGTCAAGCTTGCGCAGGCGAGTGTTGAGGTTGCCGCGAATGTCTTTGAAGGTGAGGTGGGGATAGTGGTGACGCAGCTGGGCCAGCCGCCGCAGGGAGGAGGTGCCAATTACCGCGCCCTCGGGCAGGGTAGCCAGGGTCTTGTCCTTGTTTTTCTCGTGGACGACCAGGGCATCGGCTGGGTCTTCGCGGTGGGTGATGCAGCCCAGCATCAGCCCCTCGGGCAGACGGGTGGGCAAGTCTTTGAGGGAGTGCACGGCAAAGTCGCTGTCGCCCCGCAGCATGGTGTCTTCCAGCTCTTGGGTAAACAGGCCCTTGTCGCCAATTTTGGAGAGCGACACGTCGAGTACTTTGTCGCCTTGGGTCTCCATGGTGACAATTTCAAAGGCGAGATTGGGGAAGTGCCGCTGCAACTCATCCCGCACCCAGTGGGTTTGAATCAGCGCCAGCTGGCTCTTGCGAGACACGATGCGAACGGTGCGCCGGGAAGTCGAAACGGTGGGGGATGCGGTGGATTGCATAGTCTGAAACAAGCTTGCAAAGGGTTAGTAACGGCGCTACGACAACCGCCATTTACGTCAGGATCCTGGGGAGATCGGCCTAGGCAGTTGTGGGCCAAACAGCCATCCCGATCAACGGACGAGGCAACCGGTCTTCAGCCGTTTGGGCAGCGCTATGGGTAGGGCGGTTAAATCACTGCCGAATCTTCAGGTTACAGGATGCGGCTCCCTCTAGGGTGAGCCTTCCAGAGATGTTACGGGGTTGTCACATTAGGGGGTTAGCGGCGTTTATGATGGGTGAGCAGCTTGGGAAAAACCGTTGCCTCGCCAGTTTTTTGCACCCCGTTTTTTACCGACAAATAGGCCGCTCACTCGCCTATTGGGCAGTCTTTCTGTGGCGATCGCCCTTACCCTCAGCACCACTCCCCTGGCACTGGCCCAGGCGCTGCGCCCGGAAGTTCGATTTCCCTTTTTGGCCGACCCGCTGCAAGACAACCCCCTCGACCCGCTGCTGCCGCCGAGGCCGACAGTGTCTCGCCCCCTCAGCCCGCTAGAGCTTTACGCTCTGGAGCAAGAACTTGACCAGCTGGCCCTAGAGGCGATCGCCCTAGATGAAGCGGGGGAATTAGAGGCGGCCCGCCTTGTCTGGCGGCGGGAAATTCGCCTGCGCCGCCTGGTAGGCATTGACGCCGAGCTCGCCGCCATTGGGCGGGTAGGCCAGGTGCTGCGCGATCGCAACGCCACCCCCGATCTACAGCTTTACGCCCTGCGCCTCGACGAGATTCGCGCCGACCTCACGCTGCCAGATGACGCCGATCGCCTAGAGGGCATGGCCACCACCTACGAAGTGCTAGGGGATGTCGATGCCGCTGCCGAAATCCGCCGCGATCTAGCCGATGCCGCCCTGGTCGGAGGCGATGGCGCTGAGCACCGCCGCCAGCTCGATGCCCTGGCGGTGCTGCGGGCCGACTGGTTTTACTTTCCGGAGGCGGCCCAGGTTTATGGCGAGCTGGTGGCGCTAGCCCAAACCGGCGGCAATCGCGACGACGAAATTCGCTACCTCGGGCTCCAGGCCGAGAATCTGGAGGAGGCTCAGGATTTTGCTGGGGCGATCGCCTTACAGCAGCGCCTGCTCACCCTCTACCAAAGCGACGAAAGCCTGTGGCCGCAAATTGCTGCCCTACAGCACCGGGTTGCCAACAACTACCGCACCCTGGGCGATCTCGACACCGCCTCCCGCCAGTACCAAATTGCCTACACCAATGCGATCGAGCAACAGCAGCTCGAGGTGGCCGCGATCGCCATCAACGATTTAGCCGAAATCTACAAGACCCTCGGCCGCTGGGCCGATGTGGGCTACCTCTACGAACAGCTCCTGCTGGTAGAGCAGCAGGCCCACAGCGCCTACGGCATGATGGCGGCCTACGACCAGCTGGGCCAGGTGCACGAGCAGTTAGGGGCCACTCCGTCAGCCCTGGCCGCTTACCGAGAAGGGCTGGTGCTGGCGCGAGTGCTCGGCTCCCAACAAACTTACTTTGAAGAACAGATTGCCCGTCTCCTAGAGGAAGCATCCTAATGGTGATTGAATGGCTCACCTTCGCGGTCGATCCCGAAAACCGTGAAACCTTTGTTCGCCTCGACAACGATATCTGGACAGCTGCCTTGAGCCAGTATCCTGGCTTTATCTCCAAGGAAGTGTGGATTTCACCCGATTTGCTCGACCAGGTGGTGTATGTCGTGCGCTGGCAAACTCGCGAGCAGTGGAAGGCCATTCCTCAAGCCGATTTAGATGCGATCGAACAGCAGTTTGACGCTGCCGTAAATTTCTCCTACCGCATGATCGATGCCCGCGAATACCAGGTGCGGCGCTACCCTTCCCCCTAACCGGCAAACTCATCTCACCCCATGCTGGACCCAATTCAGGCGCTAGTAAAACGCGTTCGCCAAGAGCTACTGCCAAACCTGCACCTAGAGAGTATCGACCCTTGCGATCCGGTCGTAGTGCATCGGCTGCCAGTGCCCTGGAACTGCCTGGGGGCCGGGAACTATGCGGCCGTGTTTGTGCACCCTGACTATCCCGATCAGGTCGTCAAGGTCTATGCTCCCGGCCGACCGGGGATTGAGGCGGAGGTGGAAGTCTATCGCCGTTTGGGCGAGCATCCTGCCTTTTCGCAGTGCTACTTCAGTGAAACTCCCTTTTTGATTTTGAGGCGTCTGCCTGGGGTAAACCTATACGACTCACTGCACCGGGGCATTGACATTCCGCCCCAGGTAATTCGAGATATTGATGCTGCCTTGGCCTACGCCCGCCAGCGGGGGCTGTTTCCCCACGATGTCCACGGGCGCAATGTGATGCAGAACGAGGGGCGCGGGGTGGTAGTTGATGTGTCTGATTTTTTAAATACAGCGCCCGATCGCGCCTGGCAGGACGTCAAACGGGCCTACTGGTGGATCTATCGTCCTTTTTTTCGCCCCTTGGGCCTGCGAATGCCCTACGTTATGTTGGACTGGGTGCGGGTTGGGTATCGCCTATTTCGCCGTCTGGTGGGCGTTGGCCTGCGCTAGCAT
This window harbors:
- a CDS encoding S41 family peptidase, which gives rise to MSISSFPRLLLSLAQPSLLAFIPLVAAVAAEAALAATPLTEFEDSPKVVIDEAWQIINREYVDDSFNQVDWQALRQDLLGREYTSKEAAYGALRAALQQLDDPYTRFLSPTEYADLTEQTSGEASGIGVRLERNSQTGAVAVTSVAPGSPAELSGIVAGDRILLVDGQSTERLTAEGVLQQLRGNEGSQVTLTVSRDGGAPRTVIMTRARMDLPTVEYSQKTVGGRPIGYIRLIEFNANAPAQMADAIGNLTEAGVEGFVLDLRGNPGGLLMASVDISRMWLQHGQIVRTLDRLGNDEAISANRTALTDLPLTVLVDSRSASSSEILTGALRDNDRATVVGNTTYGKALVQSLHGLTDGSGLTVTVAHYYTPDGTDISSRGITPDVEVGLSDRQRRELFSNPALLGTDADTQYLRAAEVLEQTILASQTRPTTGASRLGLINPAE
- the hemC gene encoding hydroxymethylbilane synthase; amino-acid sequence: MQSTASPTVSTSRRTVRIVSRKSQLALIQTHWVRDELQRHFPNLAFEIVTMETQGDKVLDVSLSKIGDKGLFTQELEDTMLRGDSDFAVHSLKDLPTRLPEGLMLGCITHREDPADALVVHEKNKDKTLATLPEGAVIGTSSLRRLAQLRHHYPHLTFKDIRGNLNTRLRKLDEGGYDGIILAAAGLQRMDMSDRIHEILPAEISLHAVGQGALGIECRTGDEEILKLLSVLSHEPTTARCLAERAFLRELEGGCQVPIGVNTELAGDTLTLTGLVASLDGQRVIKNVVQGPVAEAEALGEQLARHLRAEGAQTILDEINATSRA
- a CDS encoding TIGR03792 family protein; the encoded protein is MVIEWLTFAVDPENRETFVRLDNDIWTAALSQYPGFISKEVWISPDLLDQVVYVVRWQTREQWKAIPQADLDAIEQQFDAAVNFSYRMIDAREYQVRRYPSP
- a CDS encoding DUF554 domain-containing protein, coding for MLSLWAKTSGTWINVATILLGTTLGLMLRSRLPKSMQQIITQAVGLMTLVIGVSMASNLSAIDAGPIDGIILALLVMAAGGMLGEWWQIEKRLTVLGDWLKARVRGGGRFTEGFVAASLLFCIGPMAIVGSLNNGLSGDNALLTLKSTMDGLAAIALTGTYGVGVGFSALSVLGVQGALSVLASLLGTILTDPTTSPQVLLLTGTGGLMILGIGLNLLEIGQVRVASFLPALLLCPVAIALAQRL
- a CDS encoding DUF362 domain-containing protein — its product is MVVPVSLMRAQSYQRAELERSLTQLLAPLGGMAAFVKPGDRVLLKPNLLTSARPTKECTTRPELIYAVAQQVMAAGGLPFLGDSPAFGSARGVAKANGLLPLAQELGLPIVELHGERYPTDNPEFDHLRLSKEVMEADVVINLPKVKSHVQLTLTLGVKNLFGCVPGKMKAWWHMEAGKDVQRFGTMLVETARLIDPELTIVDGIVGHEGNGPSGGEPRDLGVLGASANVFALDRAMVALLGVDPLTVPTVAQSMRLGVCPDWEEIAFPLLTPEDLGVTDWQLPAELMPIDFGMPRVVQSTFKHLYIRFIKEPVTAYAGRL
- the psbX gene encoding photosystem II reaction center X protein, which produces MTPSLTNFLLSILAGAVIIVVPASAFLFFVSQRDKIQRQ
- a CDS encoding Ycf66 family protein, producing MNFGTPVPLLLGIFMVICGVALFFLDRLKPGYERDSDKVYAILFLLSGVFLLGNLGMDVISSFQQMLLVGMVVSLMIQNINSRTPLAKVGFPGDGGDFGGGGGYRPPRGSRPPAYAPDNRANLRAELDRRDYGPADPYNRPRPMLEGRGEPTGRPPYTPDVYGDGRPMRREDIPVDRPGDRPVDGRMDRPSDRPVDGRFMGDRPMDGPDGQPYYDNNPRPTDDRVRRRRPPKNRGEYNDRYRIDPGPQPPRPDYRPDRDPL
- the accC gene encoding acetyl-CoA carboxylase biotin carboxylase subunit; the protein is MRFSKILIANRGEIALRILRTCEEMDIATVAVHSTVDRHALHVQLADEAVCIGEAPSQKSYLNIPNIIAAALTRNASAIHPGYGFLAENARFAEICADHQIVFVGPSPDSIRRMGDKSTAKDTMQKVGVPTVPGSGGLLTDEAEAYAVASEIGYPVMIKATAGGGGRGMRLVNNESELVKAFMAAQGEAQAAFGNSGVYMEKFIDRPRHIEFQILADSYGNVVHLGERDCSIQRRHQKLLEEAPSPRLTADQREKMGAAAVLAAQSINYVGAGTVEFLVDSQGNFYFMEMNTRIQVEHPVTEMITGIDLIAAQLTIAQGEKLPFTQSEIQIRGHAIECRINAEDPDHNFRPNPGRISGYLAPGGMGVRMDSHVYTDYEIPPYYDSLVGKLIVWGPDRPTAIRRMRRALRECAITGLPTTIGFHQKVLENANFLSGDVYTNFVAEMMAIK
- a CDS encoding YggT family protein, giving the protein MAATQVLTIGVGLLLGLMTLLFIFRIVLTWYPQADLSKLPFSLIAWPTEPLLVPMRKLVPPIGGVDIAPVVWVGIVTLLREILVGQQGLLRMLG
- a CDS encoding serine/threonine protein kinase, which encodes MLDPIQALVKRVRQELLPNLHLESIDPCDPVVVHRLPVPWNCLGAGNYAAVFVHPDYPDQVVKVYAPGRPGIEAEVEVYRRLGEHPAFSQCYFSETPFLILRRLPGVNLYDSLHRGIDIPPQVIRDIDAALAYARQRGLFPHDVHGRNVMQNEGRGVVVDVSDFLNTAPDRAWQDVKRAYWWIYRPFFRPLGLRMPYVMLDWVRVGYRLFRRLVGVGLR